In Archangium violaceum, the following are encoded in one genomic region:
- the thiM gene encoding hydroxyethylthiazole kinase, whose translation MDLSAGVWESLRRVRERSPLVHNITNYVVMNNTANALLAVGASPAMVHAREEVADFAAISQALVVNIGTLSPQWVEGMHLAIQSARRSRVPWVLDPVGAGATRYRTATAAELARQAPAVIRGNASEVLAVAGEAGATRGVDSTQSSEDSLEAARRLASSLGTVVAVTGQTDFITDGSRVVAVDNGHPLMPRVTGMGCTASALVGAFLAVEPDAVLAAAHALSVLGLAGELAAEQSRGPGSLQVHLLDVLYTLDEATVRARARVR comes from the coding sequence GTGGATCTGAGCGCAGGCGTGTGGGAGTCGTTGAGGCGGGTGCGGGAGCGGTCTCCGCTCGTGCACAACATCACCAACTACGTCGTGATGAACAACACGGCCAACGCCCTGCTCGCCGTGGGGGCCTCGCCCGCCATGGTTCACGCGCGGGAGGAGGTGGCGGACTTCGCGGCCATCTCGCAGGCGCTGGTGGTGAACATCGGCACCCTCTCGCCGCAGTGGGTGGAGGGCATGCATCTGGCCATCCAATCCGCGCGCCGCTCGCGGGTGCCCTGGGTGTTGGATCCGGTGGGCGCTGGGGCCACGCGCTACCGCACCGCCACCGCGGCCGAGCTGGCGCGCCAGGCTCCGGCCGTCATCCGCGGCAATGCCTCGGAGGTGCTCGCGGTGGCCGGTGAGGCGGGGGCCACGCGCGGTGTGGACAGCACCCAGTCCTCCGAGGACTCGCTCGAGGCGGCACGGCGGCTGGCCTCCAGCCTGGGCACCGTGGTGGCCGTCACCGGCCAGACGGACTTCATCACCGACGGCTCCCGTGTGGTGGCGGTGGACAATGGTCACCCGCTCATGCCCCGGGTGACGGGCATGGGGTGCACGGCGTCCGCGCTCGTGGGCGCCTTCCTGGCCGTGGAGCCCGACGCGGTGCTGGCCGCCGCGCACGCCCTCTCCGTGCTGGGGCTCGCGGGCGAGCTCGCCGCCGAGCAGTCCAGGGGACCCGGTTCGTTGCAGGTGCACCTGCTGGACGTGCTCTACACGCTGGACGAGGCCACCGTGCGGGCCCGTGCCCGCGTGCGCTGA
- the thiE gene encoding thiamine phosphate synthase, with protein sequence MPRRVPDLSVYLVTDRTLSRGRELVDVVLAAVRGGVTVVQLREKDAPARETLELGRVLLQRLRPLGVPLIVNDRVDLALALGADGVHVGQGDLPPEVARRLMGPDALVGLSITGPGDLPTLDPSVVDYAGVGPLFPTTSKADATPALGLEDFARLRRQLSVPVVAIGGITPANAAAVIAAGADGVSVVSAICSADDCEVAASTLARAVRQGRPGSRRPTP encoded by the coding sequence ATGCCCCGCCGCGTGCCCGACCTGTCCGTCTACCTCGTCACCGACCGTACCCTGTCTCGCGGGCGCGAGCTGGTGGACGTGGTGCTCGCCGCCGTGAGGGGCGGTGTCACCGTGGTGCAGCTGCGCGAGAAGGACGCCCCGGCGCGCGAGACGCTGGAGCTGGGCCGGGTGTTGCTGCAACGGCTCCGGCCGCTCGGAGTGCCGCTCATCGTCAATGACCGGGTGGACCTGGCGCTGGCGCTGGGCGCGGACGGTGTCCACGTGGGACAGGGCGACCTGCCGCCCGAGGTGGCCAGACGCCTGATGGGGCCCGACGCGCTGGTGGGGCTCTCCATCACCGGGCCGGGAGACCTGCCGACGTTGGACCCCTCCGTGGTGGACTACGCCGGCGTGGGACCTCTCTTCCCCACCACCTCCAAGGCGGACGCCACCCCGGCGCTCGGGTTGGAGGACTTCGCCCGCTTGCGGCGCCAGCTGTCCGTCCCGGTCGTCGCCATCGGTGGCATCACCCCCGCCAACGCCGCGGCCGTCATCGCCGCGGGGGCGGACGGCGTCTCGGTGGTGTCCGCCATCTGCTCCGCGGACGACTGCGAGGTGGCCGCGAGCACCCTCGCCAGGGCCGTCCGGCAGGGACGGCCCGGCTCGAGGCGTCCCACTCCCTGA